The following are from one region of the Paenibacillus sp. JZ16 genome:
- a CDS encoding glycerol-3-phosphate responsive antiterminator, giving the protein MKTSVEGAQRISYCLKRKPIITSLMNADELPAVLATESNIVFILKTDIFIIESIVEQIREAGKLSFVHFDLIEGIGKDKTGVKYLAEKVGIDGIVTTKNTAIVEAKKLGLLTVQRLFVFDSVSLDNGIKMIKASNPDAIEVLPGMVCQRIMERIRAEVDVPVIAGGLMIDLEDFDTALKSGVIGISTSSKELWRWQDEHMV; this is encoded by the coding sequence ATGAAAACCAGTGTTGAAGGTGCACAACGAATTTCGTATTGCTTGAAGCGTAAGCCCATTATTACTTCATTAATGAATGCCGATGAACTCCCTGCTGTACTGGCGACCGAATCGAATATCGTGTTTATTCTCAAAACCGATATTTTTATCATCGAATCGATCGTTGAACAGATTCGGGAGGCGGGCAAACTCTCGTTTGTGCATTTTGATCTGATTGAAGGGATCGGTAAAGACAAAACGGGGGTTAAGTATTTAGCTGAAAAGGTGGGCATCGACGGTATTGTCACGACAAAAAACACGGCGATTGTAGAAGCGAAGAAACTGGGCTTGTTGACGGTCCAGCGTCTGTTTGTATTCGATTCCGTTTCTCTGGACAACGGGATCAAGATGATTAAGGCCTCCAATCCGGATGCCATTGAAGTGCTGCCGGGCATGGTGTGTCAGCGGATCATGGAACGGATTCGTGCAGAAGTGGACGTGCCCGTCATCGCTGGAGGACTCATGATCGATTTGGAGGATTTTGATACGGCTTTGAAGAGCGGTGTAATTGGCATATCCACCTCCAGCAAAGAGCTATGGCGCTGGCAGGATGAACATATGGTATAG
- a CDS encoding MgtC/SapB family protein, whose amino-acid sequence MDVFQLDTQTMLMRLLFAALLGGLIGWERERRNKQAGLKTHLLVAVGSTLIMLTSIYGFDSALINHPNARFDPARLAAQVVSGIGFLGAGAILRRSNHIISGLTTAATLWVAAAIGLSVGSGFYWPAIITTAIVLVSTLVLNKLESKFLFIKKSGSLKIIIEAGDRPVHVSTITELLQKANMTVEGMIVNNDTTEDDSTKVTMEFRVYSFNSKGINGLFEQLWQVEGIKQVRMNWRD is encoded by the coding sequence ATGGATGTGTTTCAACTGGATACGCAAACCATGCTGATGCGGCTGCTGTTCGCTGCATTGCTTGGCGGTTTAATCGGTTGGGAGCGGGAACGCAGAAATAAGCAGGCCGGTTTAAAAACCCATCTCTTGGTGGCTGTCGGATCAACGCTGATTATGCTGACTTCCATTTACGGTTTTGATTCTGCGCTGATTAATCATCCCAATGCGAGGTTTGATCCTGCCCGGCTGGCGGCACAAGTTGTAAGCGGTATCGGTTTCCTTGGTGCCGGGGCTATATTGCGGCGTTCCAATCATATCATTTCAGGTCTTACCACGGCGGCAACTCTTTGGGTGGCGGCTGCTATCGGTTTAAGTGTCGGCTCCGGTTTTTACTGGCCGGCGATCATAACGACGGCGATCGTTCTGGTCAGCACGCTGGTGTTAAATAAATTGGAATCGAAATTTCTGTTTATCAAAAAGTCAGGCAGCTTGAAGATCATCATTGAGGCCGGAGACCGTCCGGTTCATGTGAGTACTATTACCGAATTGCTGCAAAAGGCCAATATGACGGTGGAAGGCATGATCGTGAATAATGACACGACGGAAGACGATTCGACCAAGGTGACGATGGAATTCCGGGTGTATTCTTTTAACAGCAAGGGAATTAACGGATTATTCGAGCAGTTGTGGCAGGTAGAGGGCATTAAGCAGGTTCGTATGAACTGGCGGGATTAA
- a CDS encoding lysoplasmalogenase — translation MKRYVLPFIILIMSLLYIFFIPSEPLLVKLLFKLIPMWLIILFAYRQFPPHTSKVHYLLLSGLFFCMIGDGTLIWFVVGLTAFLIGHLFYTAGFLGHWRYSLPRLISIVPIAAYSVWMGIPLVSSLKSNGEQALMIPVIAYIAVISFMLWTAIMTGNRYAMVGSLLFVISDSILSWNMFVADIRYSNVWIMTTYYAAQFLIARSISAFDSPRVQALGSSSLNASAAP, via the coding sequence TTGAAACGATACGTGCTGCCATTTATCATCCTGATCATGAGTCTGCTTTATATTTTCTTCATTCCGTCCGAGCCGTTGCTCGTGAAACTCCTGTTCAAGCTCATTCCGATGTGGCTCATCATCCTGTTTGCCTATCGGCAATTCCCGCCCCATACCTCTAAAGTTCACTATCTTCTGTTATCGGGACTGTTCTTCTGCATGATCGGTGACGGCACGCTCATCTGGTTTGTCGTGGGCCTTACCGCTTTTCTGATCGGTCATCTGTTCTATACAGCTGGCTTTCTGGGGCACTGGCGATATTCACTTCCCCGCCTCATCAGCATCGTACCGATTGCGGCCTATTCGGTATGGATGGGCATTCCATTGGTGTCCTCTCTCAAGTCAAACGGGGAGCAAGCTTTGATGATTCCCGTCATCGCTTATATCGCAGTCATTTCGTTCATGCTCTGGACAGCCATCATGACCGGGAATCGGTATGCGATGGTTGGAAGCCTGCTCTTTGTCATCTCGGACTCGATCTTGTCTTGGAACATGTTTGTTGCCGATATCCGCTATTCGAACGTCTGGATTATGACCACTTATTACGCGGCCCAATTCCTGATTGCCAGAAGCATCTCGGCTTTTGACAGTCCTCGAGTACAGGCCTTAGGAAGCTCGTCCTTGAATGCATCTGCCGCCCCATAG
- a CDS encoding GerAB/ArcD/ProY family transporter: MKVKISPLQFFSLLVLFQFGTTLVVNMGLQAGKDSWIGLLIGMVIGTMMYSLNVYLYTMFPDHLPTVYYRILLGKYLGGLVGVSYCVFYLYTGSRDIVDGGLLVMASAALKETPLLVVNLIMVMTVAFVLHQGMEVLGRTALIFLAIVLLISVFSALVIVFSAIVEVHRLLPVLGNGVQPIIQSVVKKNMHFPFGELIVATVLLPHLSRRKSGIKAGYWAILFSGTMLALTSAVTISVLGENIVERSVFPLLTMVGKANISEFIERTEILIVMVLIIGVFFKISLYYYAALISASELFNIPYQKLIYPFALIMLGNSMILARSYSEHLMKGSQHLYMVLPIFSIAVPLVLVVIGLIRRASSKGKTKSDSSSGS; encoded by the coding sequence GTGAAGGTGAAAATCAGTCCGCTGCAGTTCTTCTCGCTGCTGGTTTTATTTCAGTTCGGAACGACGCTTGTCGTGAACATGGGACTGCAGGCCGGTAAGGATTCCTGGATTGGGCTGCTGATTGGCATGGTGATCGGAACGATGATGTATTCGCTGAATGTTTATTTGTACACCATGTTTCCTGATCATCTGCCGACGGTTTATTATCGAATATTGCTTGGGAAATATTTAGGGGGATTGGTGGGAGTATCATACTGCGTGTTTTACCTGTATACAGGCTCCAGAGATATCGTAGATGGAGGGCTGTTGGTAATGGCATCGGCAGCCCTTAAGGAGACCCCGCTCCTCGTTGTCAATTTGATCATGGTGATGACCGTCGCTTTTGTGCTGCACCAAGGAATGGAGGTGCTTGGACGCACCGCTTTGATTTTCTTGGCGATTGTTCTGCTGATCAGCGTATTCAGCGCCCTGGTTATCGTATTTTCCGCAATCGTGGAAGTCCATCGCTTGCTTCCTGTTCTGGGTAACGGCGTACAACCCATCATTCAATCCGTAGTGAAAAAAAATATGCACTTCCCATTTGGGGAGCTGATTGTTGCTACAGTTCTCCTTCCACATCTGAGCCGGCGGAAGAGCGGGATCAAGGCGGGGTATTGGGCTATTTTATTCAGCGGAACGATGCTGGCGCTAACCTCTGCCGTTACCATTTCCGTCCTTGGCGAGAACATTGTGGAGCGTTCGGTTTTTCCTTTGCTGACGATGGTCGGAAAAGCCAATATTTCGGAGTTCATTGAGCGGACGGAAATTTTGATCGTGATGGTTCTGATTATTGGTGTGTTTTTTAAAATAAGTCTGTATTATTATGCCGCATTGATCTCTGCATCCGAGCTGTTCAACATTCCCTATCAAAAATTGATCTATCCTTTCGCTTTAATCATGCTTGGAAACTCGATGATTCTCGCACGTTCGTATAGTGAGCATCTCATGAAAGGAAGCCAGCATCTATATATGGTTCTCCCTATATTTTCAATCGCTGTACCCTTGGTGCTTGTCGTGATCGGTTTGATTCGCAGAGCAAGCTCCAAGGGAAAGACCAAGTCCGACTCTAGCTCCGGATCATGA
- a CDS encoding glycerol-3-phosphate dehydrogenase/oxidase, whose product MDTSLSAKMRTQYLQDMSAKKLDVLVIGGGITGAGIAWDASCRGMSVGLVEMNDFASGTSSRSTKLIHGGLRYLKQGEIGLVREVGSERALLHRNAPHLVEPIPMLLPIYKKGTYGYLASAIGLYLYDWLAGVKRSERRKMFRRESTLTLEPLFRKEGLKGSGYYYEYRTDDARLTVEVMKSARAKGALIANYAKVQEFMYRGGKVVGAHVEDQVSGKTYTINAKKIINAAGPWVDQVRLKDNSLKRKRLLLTKGVHLVVDHAKLPIRQAAYFDVPGGRMIFVIPREGKTYIGTTDTVYEGAIETPGITEEDRRYLIDAVNHAFPESRLRPDDIESGWSGLRPLVREEGKGPSEISRKDEMFISDSGLITIAGGKLTGFRKMAEKVVNLAARQLQDADGTIYPPCTTDRVPISGGDLNGLTYKELQKKLIKQGDSLSIRPEDILSLMNRYGSNTMELMNRVAASSQEAETTELRLLRAEIEYSIEYEMTMTAVDFLLRRTGWLLFDRQKTERTIAPVMRLMREYLEWNQEEVDRQWELLQDQLQLAWGVAEGSRMERYTDPPDRVDVTGSCSDQEAEHSSAVSAMNR is encoded by the coding sequence GTGGACACAAGCTTATCCGCCAAGATGCGGACCCAATATTTGCAGGACATGTCGGCAAAAAAGCTGGATGTGCTGGTGATTGGCGGCGGTATCACGGGTGCGGGAATTGCTTGGGACGCCAGCTGCAGAGGGATGAGCGTCGGCTTGGTGGAAATGAATGATTTTGCTTCGGGAACGAGCAGTAGATCAACGAAGCTGATTCATGGCGGTCTTCGGTATCTGAAGCAAGGAGAGATCGGCTTGGTACGTGAGGTGGGTTCTGAACGGGCATTGCTTCACCGGAACGCTCCACATCTGGTGGAGCCTATTCCGATGCTGCTCCCAATTTATAAAAAAGGCACTTATGGTTATCTTGCCAGCGCGATCGGATTGTATCTGTACGACTGGCTGGCAGGGGTCAAACGCAGCGAACGGCGCAAGATGTTCCGGCGCGAGAGTACCCTGACCCTTGAACCGCTCTTTCGAAAGGAGGGATTGAAAGGTTCCGGTTATTATTATGAATACCGAACCGACGATGCTCGATTAACGGTGGAAGTGATGAAGTCTGCAAGGGCCAAGGGAGCGCTCATCGCGAATTATGCCAAAGTCCAGGAATTCATGTATCGAGGAGGAAAAGTAGTAGGAGCTCATGTAGAAGACCAAGTGAGTGGCAAGACCTATACGATAAACGCCAAAAAGATCATCAATGCCGCCGGGCCATGGGTGGATCAGGTCAGGCTCAAGGATAATTCGCTCAAGAGAAAGCGCCTGCTTTTAACAAAAGGCGTTCACCTGGTGGTGGATCATGCCAAGCTTCCCATTCGGCAAGCTGCTTATTTCGATGTACCGGGTGGCCGAATGATTTTTGTCATTCCAAGAGAGGGCAAGACCTACATCGGAACGACTGATACCGTTTACGAGGGGGCGATTGAGACGCCTGGTATTACCGAGGAGGATCGGCGATATCTGATCGATGCGGTGAATCATGCTTTCCCGGAGTCAAGGCTGCGGCCGGACGATATCGAATCCGGATGGTCAGGCTTACGGCCGCTCGTCCGTGAGGAAGGAAAGGGACCTTCTGAAATATCGAGAAAAGATGAGATGTTTATATCCGATTCCGGGTTGATCACCATTGCAGGAGGAAAGCTGACCGGATTTCGGAAAATGGCCGAAAAGGTAGTGAACCTTGCAGCCAGACAGCTTCAAGACGCCGATGGCACCATCTATCCTCCCTGTACGACGGATCGGGTTCCCATCAGCGGGGGCGACCTGAACGGCCTTACCTATAAGGAGCTTCAGAAGAAGTTGATTAAGCAGGGTGACTCCCTTAGTATCAGGCCCGAAGACATTCTGAGCCTCATGAACAGGTACGGCTCCAATACGATGGAGCTGATGAACCGGGTCGCTGCTTCTTCGCAGGAAGCGGAAACGACCGAGCTTCGATTGTTACGTGCGGAAATCGAGTATTCCATCGAATATGAGATGACGATGACCGCAGTCGATTTTCTGTTAAGAAGAACGGGCTGGTTATTATTCGACCGGCAAAAAACCGAGCGAACCATTGCTCCCGTCATGAGGCTGATGCGTGAATATTTAGAGTGGAATCAAGAGGAAGTCGACAGGCAATGGGAGCTGCTGCAGGATCAATTGCAATTGGCATGGGGAGTGGCGGAAGGCAGCAGGATGGAACGGTATACGGATCCGCCGGATCGGGTAGACGTCACCGGATCGTGTTCCGACCAGGAAGCCGAGCATTCCTCCGCCGTGTCGGCGATGAATCGATAG
- a CDS encoding Ger(x)C family spore germination protein, with the protein MFRLRWLVSILLCCCLSTITGCWDATELNKRAIVAGIGIDWKEEEQQYMISFQTIIADEISGKTGRGATPTSIYKSSGKTIVEAMRNTSRKLPRILSLAHTGLIVISDEVARNGIIDLFDYLDRDSDIRLTTEILVAAEGQKAEDVVAVLTPIGKITAFALVQKIELTSRQLSENFRVEVDDVIRDLLVPGGGPVINGVMIEGDEQQAVKKSNLESSKSAGLGVISNLAIFKGDKLKDWMTREESKGTVWIKDKMHTTPLNISLEHGQGEIALDVMRSKTRLEVKFKGPLQPVIHIFVEPNFSIREVISDIDLRNPNSMRTLEAAANKEVSRILKSAVKKCQKANSDILGFGQTVERARPEAWHKMKGRWDVIFPQLEVEYHVKSVVRNSQMRDRSFKYNMNNQ; encoded by the coding sequence ATGTTCAGACTCAGATGGTTGGTTAGCATTCTCCTGTGCTGCTGCCTGAGCACGATAACGGGCTGCTGGGATGCGACTGAATTGAATAAGCGGGCCATTGTCGCCGGTATCGGCATTGACTGGAAGGAAGAAGAGCAGCAATATATGATTTCCTTCCAGACCATCATCGCGGATGAAATATCCGGCAAAACAGGCAGGGGAGCGACACCTACATCCATATACAAGTCATCCGGAAAAACGATCGTTGAAGCGATGCGTAATACGTCCCGCAAATTGCCGCGTATCCTGTCGCTAGCCCACACGGGTTTGATCGTCATATCCGACGAAGTGGCCAGGAACGGAATTATCGATCTATTCGATTATTTGGATCGTGATTCCGATATTCGATTGACAACCGAAATTTTGGTTGCCGCGGAAGGACAAAAGGCAGAAGACGTGGTTGCCGTACTGACGCCTATCGGAAAGATTACGGCTTTTGCGCTTGTACAGAAGATTGAGTTAACCTCAAGACAGTTAAGCGAGAACTTCCGTGTTGAGGTAGACGATGTCATTCGGGATCTGCTCGTTCCCGGCGGCGGGCCTGTCATTAACGGCGTCATGATCGAAGGAGATGAGCAGCAAGCCGTAAAGAAATCCAATCTCGAAAGTTCGAAGAGTGCAGGCCTGGGTGTTATTTCCAATCTGGCTATTTTTAAAGGAGACAAACTTAAAGATTGGATGACCAGGGAAGAGAGCAAGGGAACCGTGTGGATCAAGGATAAAATGCATACAACGCCATTAAATATAAGTCTTGAACATGGACAAGGCGAAATTGCATTGGATGTCATGCGATCGAAGACCCGGCTGGAAGTGAAATTTAAAGGACCGCTTCAACCCGTTATCCACATATTCGTCGAGCCTAATTTCTCGATCCGGGAAGTGATAAGCGACATCGATCTGCGGAATCCGAATTCGATGAGAACGCTTGAAGCAGCTGCTAACAAAGAGGTGAGCCGTATTCTGAAATCAGCCGTGAAGAAGTGTCAGAAAGCGAATAGTGATATCCTCGGATTCGGTCAAACGGTAGAACGCGCCAGACCAGAAGCCTGGCACAAAATGAAGGGTCGATGGGATGTGATCTTTCCGCAGTTGGAAGTGGAATATCATGTGAAATCCGTTGTGCGTAACTCTCAGATGAGAGATCGCTCCTTTAAATACAACATGAACAACCAGTAA
- a CDS encoding HAD-IIA family hydrolase: MDHYSGYIFDLDGTIYLGAEAIDGAVETIHYLQGLGKKLLFLTNKTIDSRENYLKKLRKLGIQVELNNILNPALVTIHYLQKHHPDANVYVIGEDILKNELLDNGIRFASSPEETDVVVVSWDRDFHYRHLDFAYQAIKRGADVIATHPDRTCPMPGGDVPDCGGMIGAIEGTAGITITTVMGKPSVLTALTALDILGVKAEDCLMSGDRLETDIKMGNQAGMSTAMVLTGVSSRDDLMDSSVKPTYVLNSVYDIYLSGTAVKQADEAKS; the protein is encoded by the coding sequence ATGGATCATTATTCAGGGTATATTTTTGATTTGGACGGTACGATTTATCTTGGGGCTGAGGCCATTGATGGTGCGGTGGAGACCATTCATTATTTGCAGGGACTGGGTAAGAAACTATTGTTTTTGACCAACAAAACGATAGATTCCAGGGAAAACTATTTGAAGAAATTAAGGAAGCTTGGCATTCAAGTTGAGCTGAACAACATATTGAACCCTGCGCTCGTTACGATTCATTATCTTCAGAAGCATCATCCGGACGCAAACGTGTATGTCATTGGCGAGGATATATTGAAGAATGAGCTGCTGGACAATGGCATACGATTCGCCTCATCGCCGGAGGAAACCGACGTTGTGGTTGTATCATGGGACCGGGATTTTCACTACCGCCATCTGGATTTTGCATATCAGGCGATTAAACGGGGCGCTGATGTGATTGCCACCCACCCGGATCGAACATGTCCGATGCCTGGCGGCGATGTCCCGGATTGCGGCGGCATGATCGGTGCCATCGAAGGCACCGCCGGCATTACAATCACAACCGTCATGGGCAAGCCCTCCGTCTTGACGGCATTGACCGCTCTTGATATTTTGGGAGTGAAGGCCGAAGATTGTCTGATGTCAGGGGATCGGCTGGAGACGGATATCAAGATGGGAAATCAGGCAGGGATGAGTACGGCGATGGTGCTGACCGGCGTATCGAGCAGGGACGATCTGATGGACAGCAGCGTGAAGCCCACCTATGTATTGAATTCGGTCTACGATATTTATCTCAGCGGTACTGCCGTGAAGCAGGCAGATGAAGCAAAGTCATGA
- a CDS encoding AraC family transcriptional regulator, translating to MDKTLREPMTMPDPQFPIKVHRCEFDGRGQVLFNHHWHEHLEILYIVSGEASLECGSSTFTVKEGDMIVINRNELHYGLSLSDHLFYYALIADFSLLQSHSLDATEMKFITPITQNRLIFENRISGDDALASMLSIIHELEQREFGYELAVKSELYRLLTLLVRGYVATVLTLDEYIERMKNVERFAPIFKYIEEHYREDLSVELLSGMAGLSRFHFSRLFKEISGRTVTEYVNETRLNRADYLLRESPLTVSEIAAATGFNDIYYFSRTFKKYKSMAPSALRKK from the coding sequence TTGGACAAAACACTGCGAGAACCGATGACCATGCCGGATCCTCAGTTTCCGATTAAGGTTCATCGTTGCGAGTTTGATGGACGTGGACAGGTTTTGTTTAACCACCATTGGCATGAACATCTTGAAATTCTATACATTGTATCAGGAGAAGCGAGTTTGGAGTGCGGCTCGTCCACCTTCACGGTCAAGGAAGGCGATATGATCGTCATTAACCGGAATGAGCTGCATTACGGCCTCAGCCTGTCGGATCATTTGTTTTATTATGCGTTAATCGCGGACTTCTCGCTGCTTCAGAGCCATTCGCTGGATGCAACCGAGATGAAATTCATCACGCCGATCACCCAGAATCGGCTGATCTTCGAGAACCGAATTAGCGGGGATGATGCGCTAGCCTCCATGCTGTCTATCATTCATGAGCTGGAACAGCGGGAATTCGGTTATGAGCTGGCCGTCAAATCAGAACTGTATCGGCTGCTTACGCTGCTTGTTCGAGGTTATGTAGCGACGGTTCTTACCCTGGATGAGTACATCGAGCGGATGAAGAATGTGGAGCGCTTTGCCCCGATATTCAAGTATATCGAAGAGCATTACCGGGAGGATTTATCAGTGGAGCTCCTATCCGGCATGGCGGGTCTCAGCCGCTTTCATTTCAGCCGGCTGTTCAAGGAAATCAGCGGCCGGACCGTGACGGAGTATGTGAATGAGACGAGGCTCAACCGGGCGGATTATCTCCTTCGCGAGAGTCCGCTTACCGTATCCGAAATCGCGGCTGCGACCGGGTTTAATGATATTTATTATTTCAGTCGAACCTTCAAGAAATATAAAAGCATGGCTCCATCGGCTTTACGGAAAAAGTGA
- a CDS encoding copper amine oxidase N-terminal domain-containing protein — MKKRQGVRRLLAGIMTAVIGITGYMSYGGDVWAADTSSGRPIEVRVNGGRLLLESPPFIHNGRVMVPFRGISRAMGAEVRWDQAKQTAIVSNGKHTTSYTVGQNHAVKDSKAVTLDAPPLLKEGRVYIPLRFSAEGLGGKVVWNNQVKEALIYPLLTPKEAEAALSKKSNQAITLLKNKDFEKLSELAHPNGITFSPYAHVDRQKDVTLSKQQLGNGFNHDTLYRWGEYDGSGEPISMNFESYYHKFVYTLDFAAAPWIGYNQSKSEGNTLNNASSQYKAAVIVEYYYEGVHPDYAGMDWESLRLVFEQYGEDWVLSGVIHDQWTI; from the coding sequence ATGAAGAAACGTCAAGGCGTGAGAAGGCTGCTGGCCGGTATCATGACGGCAGTGATAGGGATAACCGGTTACATGTCATATGGAGGAGATGTTTGGGCTGCGGACACATCCTCAGGCAGACCTATCGAAGTTCGAGTGAATGGAGGTCGGCTTCTGCTGGAATCACCTCCCTTTATTCATAACGGCAGGGTGATGGTGCCTTTCCGCGGCATTTCAAGAGCGATGGGAGCCGAAGTTCGCTGGGATCAAGCCAAGCAGACGGCCATTGTGAGTAATGGTAAACATACGACAAGCTACACCGTGGGGCAGAATCACGCCGTTAAGGACAGCAAAGCTGTAACTCTGGATGCCCCGCCTCTGCTCAAGGAGGGACGTGTTTATATCCCGCTCCGCTTCTCGGCAGAGGGTCTTGGAGGCAAGGTTGTCTGGAATAACCAGGTTAAAGAAGCGTTGATCTATCCGCTGCTCACACCGAAGGAGGCAGAAGCTGCCCTGTCCAAGAAGAGTAATCAGGCGATAACACTTTTGAAAAACAAGGATTTTGAGAAGCTTTCCGAGCTGGCTCATCCAAACGGGATTACCTTCTCCCCTTATGCGCATGTTGATCGGCAGAAGGATGTCACACTTAGCAAGCAGCAGCTGGGGAATGGATTTAACCACGACACCTTATACCGCTGGGGCGAGTATGATGGCAGCGGAGAACCGATCTCCATGAATTTTGAGAGCTATTATCATAAATTCGTCTATACCCTTGATTTTGCCGCTGCGCCATGGATCGGTTACAACCAATCCAAGAGCGAAGGAAATACGCTGAATAATGCAAGCAGCCAGTATAAGGCAGCTGTCATCGTCGAGTATTATTACGAAGGAGTTCATCCTGATTATGCGGGGATGGATTGGGAAAGCCTCCGGCTTGTATTTGAACAATATGGGGAGGATTGGGTGTTATCTGGCGTGATACATGATCAATGGACGATCTGA
- a CDS encoding spore germination protein, giving the protein MIRYRSRNRRSIPAKKSEEQVVSSKSGSSVISGHIEELLDRIRTESGDSPDIVTRRLKLGGEPEENCAIVYLNGLSDPEMVNNFVMDSLLRLTPDLYKGEGPDAYLDNIMKDGLSMGESKIMTEWNDMMLAILSGDTAILLEGAEKAIVAGTQGGEWRSVTEPTSQLVVRGPKDSFVESIATNISLIRRRLKSPDLWLETMKIGSVTHTHVALMYVKGKADPGIVKEIKERLNDIEIEGILESAYIEEFIQDKTVTPFPTIYNTERPDDAASKLLEGRIIVLVDGTPFVLVLPTVFVHFFQSPEDYAQRFDIAIVMRIVRYLSFIILILGPSVYIALTTFHYEMVPTLLLISLVAQREGVPFPAFVEAMLMEIVFEILREAGVRMPRAIGQTVSVVGALILGQAVVEAGLITPAMVIVVALTGIASFAIPAYNLSIAGRLIRFAFMVLAGLFGFYGLTLGLIILVAHMNSLRSFGVPYLSPISPFRLRNQKDAVIRMPFKSLQAEALSASHSGSNRGTSGEAASQEAGNLSSGLYNRSAGRDNSDTGDQKTAVPAVESNRN; this is encoded by the coding sequence ATGATACGCTACCGATCTCGAAACCGCCGCTCGATTCCCGCAAAGAAATCAGAGGAGCAGGTGGTATCTTCGAAGTCAGGGTCATCCGTGATTTCTGGTCATATAGAAGAGCTGCTCGATCGTATTCGGACCGAGTCCGGAGACAGCCCGGATATTGTTACCCGCCGCTTGAAGCTGGGCGGTGAGCCAGAGGAGAACTGTGCCATTGTATATTTGAACGGACTCAGCGATCCTGAGATGGTCAACAATTTCGTAATGGATTCTCTCCTGCGTTTAACCCCTGATTTATATAAGGGTGAAGGGCCCGATGCCTACCTGGACAACATCATGAAGGATGGGCTGTCGATGGGCGAATCCAAAATAATGACCGAATGGAACGACATGATGTTGGCCATTCTGTCAGGGGATACGGCCATCCTGCTGGAAGGTGCCGAGAAAGCCATCGTAGCGGGTACGCAGGGCGGAGAATGGAGATCTGTTACCGAGCCGACCTCCCAGCTTGTAGTTCGCGGACCCAAGGATAGCTTCGTGGAGTCCATCGCTACCAACATATCCCTTATCCGGCGGAGGCTGAAATCCCCCGATCTCTGGCTGGAGACCATGAAAATCGGATCCGTAACCCATACCCACGTGGCTCTTATGTATGTGAAGGGAAAAGCAGATCCCGGGATTGTAAAGGAGATTAAAGAACGGCTGAATGATATCGAGATTGAAGGGATACTGGAATCGGCTTATATCGAAGAATTTATTCAGGATAAAACGGTAACCCCTTTTCCCACGATCTATAATACGGAGCGTCCTGACGATGCCGCCAGTAAATTGCTGGAAGGCAGGATCATCGTCCTGGTTGATGGTACCCCCTTCGTCCTGGTCCTTCCAACGGTATTTGTTCACTTTTTCCAATCCCCCGAAGATTATGCACAGCGATTTGATATTGCAATTGTGATGCGGATTGTCCGCTATCTCAGTTTTATTATTCTGATCCTGGGCCCATCGGTTTATATAGCCCTCACCACCTTTCATTACGAAATGGTGCCGACCTTATTGCTGATCAGTTTGGTTGCTCAACGGGAAGGGGTGCCGTTTCCCGCCTTTGTCGAAGCGATGCTGATGGAAATCGTATTTGAAATTCTGCGTGAGGCCGGGGTGAGGATGCCCAGAGCCATCGGACAGACCGTCTCGGTTGTAGGTGCTTTGATCCTGGGGCAGGCAGTCGTTGAAGCTGGTCTGATTACGCCAGCGATGGTCATTGTCGTGGCTTTAACCGGTATTGCAAGTTTTGCCATACCGGCCTATAACCTATCCATCGCCGGACGCTTGATTCGGTTCGCTTTTATGGTACTGGCCGGCTTGTTCGGATTTTACGGGTTGACGCTGGGATTAATCATCCTTGTTGCCCATATGAATAGTCTCCGTTCGTTCGGAGTTCCCTATTTATCGCCGATCAGTCCTTTTCGATTGCGGAATCAAAAAGACGCTGTCATCCGAATGCCTTTCAAATCGCTCCAAGCGGAAGCCTTGTCCGCATCTCATTCGGGCAGTAATCGAGGTACATCGGGGGAAGCCGCATCACAGGAAGCCGGGAATCTATCATCCGGTTTATACAATCGGAGTGCCGGAAGGGATAACAGTGATACGGGGGACCAGAAAACGGCTGTTCCGGCCGTTGAGTCCAATCGTAATTAA